The Humulus lupulus chromosome 3, drHumLupu1.1, whole genome shotgun sequence genome window below encodes:
- the LOC133824988 gene encoding uncharacterized protein LOC133824988 has product MVRTRGASSKKIPVSQSRKVPSPSPPPSVSTAPLSIPAAPTSVGKSCKSKARKKVFSLSHEHPMVFPDISADIVAPPSEVVVPSRAKDHSPLPFDSSLEARAKLKSVSSSSKAAAAGLLKFPLKPSQSKKNSVTPKRKLGLDASLSPLYAAKKKLKAHPPSLSSSESDPEEEKSESEATHDTTLSDETVPDNAESEAKYDELEKEDIVPSEQEAESDSEPIATPVSSKAKGKRPISDPSPSPKHSSVNFKPYSSIFCYNDNARDMVLYAQRKFIIERNYVLSDHRPFCVLTMLQDRHWTGSLVKFSGFVDRIVKEFYANLTNEIIEPSSPLFHKVFVRGHWFSFSPQDIALALHLPLTVEDDVDGASPDKDMVITELVGQKMVWPSNTVISVSNLTYTYAILHKFATTNWKPTSHTAIISFDMASFLYKVGTGLGINFASVIHDQIIGFRKGNRKNLNLPFPQVIYKVLSMQKKDLQCDEEDLVAPTTAASYKASAPPTEATAAPSSKKVKPQSLKIASDDIPHASSSVATDSGLVATEIDVVRASVDSLTARVMSIEGPQRSVLEAVQSLSKTPVV; this is encoded by the coding sequence ATGGTGAGAACTCGTGGTGCTTCCTCCAAGAAGATCCCTGTTTCTCAATCCCGAAAGGTGCCATCTCCTTCGCCTCCTCCGTCTGTGTCAACGGCGCCTCTTTCTATTCCAGCGGCTCCCACATCTGTTGGAAAGTCCTGCAAATCCAAGGCTCGCAAGAAGGTGTTTTCGCTCTCTCATGAACACCCTATGGTGTTTCCAGATATCTCTGCTGACATTGTTGCACCACCATCTGAAGTGGTGGTGCCTTCTCGAGCCAAGGACCATTCTCCTCTTCCTTTTGATTCGTCTTTGGAGGCTAGGGCAAAATTGAAATCTGTTTCATCCTCTTCCAAAGCTGCTGCTGCTGGGTTGCTCAAATTTCCCTTGAAGCCGAGTCAGTCCAAGAAAAATTCTGTGACTCCCAAAAGGAAATTGGGGTTGGACGCGTCTCTTTCTCCCTTGTATGCTGCCAAGAAAAAATTGAAGGCTCATCCCCCTTCACTGTCTTCCTCCGAATCTGATCCTGAGGAAGAAAAGTCAGAATCTGAAGCAACCCATGATACCACATTGTCTGATGAAACGGTTCCTGACAATGCAGAATCAGAGGCTAAGTATGATGAGCTAGAAAAAGAAGACATAGTTCCCTCTGAACAAGAAGCCGAATCTGACTCAGAACCAATTGCAACTCCTGTGTCATCCAAGGCTAAAGGAAAGAGACCAATTTCTGATCCTTCACCTTCTCCAAAGCATTCAAGTGtaaatttcaaaccttattctTCCATTTTTTGCTATAATGATAATGCACGTGATATGGTTCTATATGCTCAAAGGAAATTTATCATTGAAAGAAATTATGTCTTGAGTGATCATCGTCCTTTTTGTGTGCTAACAATGCTTCAAGATCGACATTGGACAGGTTCTTTGGTTAAATTTTCtggttttgtggatagaatagtcaaggaattctatgccaatcttACTAATGAAATTATTGAACCTTCATCTCCTCTGTTTCATAAAGTGTTTGTTAGGGGCCAttggttctctttttctcctcaaGACATTGCTCTTGCTTTGCATCTTCCCCTTACTGTCGAGGATGATGTTGATGGTGCCTCTCCTGACAAGGACATGGTTATCACTGAATTGGTAGGTCAAAAAATGGTATGGCCATCTAATACAGTCATCTCGGTCTCCAATCTCACCTACACTTATGCTATTCTCCATAAGTTTGCCACAACAAATTGGAAGCCCACTTCTCACACCGCCATTATCTCTTTTGATATGGCATCATTTTTGTACAAGGTGGGGACCGGTCTTGGTATAAATTTTGCTTCAGTTATTCATGATCAAATCATTGGGTTTCGCAAAGGTAACAGGAAAAACTTGAATCTTCCTTTTCCTCaagttatttataaagtgttgagtaTGCAGAAAAAAGATCTCCAATGTGATGAAGAAGACTTGGTGGCACCCACTACTGCTGCTTCCTACAAGGCCTCTGCCCCTCCTACTGAAGCCACTGCTGCTCCGTCCTCCAAGAAAGTCAAGCCCCAATCTCTGAAGATTGCCTCGGATGACATTCCTCATGCCTCCTCCTCTGTTGCCACAGATTCAGGACTTGTTGCAACAGAAATAGATGTTGTTCGAGCCTCTGTTGATTCTTTGACTGCTCGAGTGATGTCAATTGAAGGACCGCAACGTTCTGTGTTGGAGGCTGTTCAATCTCTGTCCAAAACTCcagttgtttag